The Esox lucius isolate fEsoLuc1 chromosome 5, fEsoLuc1.pri, whole genome shotgun sequence genome includes a region encoding these proteins:
- the prkcea gene encoding protein kinase C epsilon type isoform X2, producing MPVFSGVLKVRVCEAVDLKPTPWALRHAGGKNSSSFLLDPYLTLNLDHTHLGQTCTKNRTNSPAWNQDFTAQMTEGRKLEMSVFHDAPIGYDDFVAHCTIQLEDILQNGSTHYQAWVDLEPEGKVYVIIHLLGSSTEASGATENVERVFRERIGPRRRQGAVRRRVHQVNGHKFMATYLRQPTYCSHCRDFIWGVLGKQGYQCQVCTCVVHKRCHEHIITKCAGMKKQEDTPEEVGTQRFSVNMPHKFSNHNYKAPTFCDHCGSLLWGLMRQGLQCKVCKMNVHKRCQANVAPNCGVDAKGIAKVLAEMGVTPDKICTMAQRRKKLPPGVDTETSSDLSNENAPTSPSHQELAELERLQQGMSSETHGSSSSSASSFTSSTSRENGVAKRSLNDFRFIKVLGKGSFGKVMLAELKGSEEVFAVKVLKKDVIQQDDDVDCTLTEKRILALARSHPYLCQLFCCFQTRDRLFFVMEYVNGGDLMFQIQRSRKFDEARSRFYAAEVTSALMFLHCNGVIYRDLKLDNILLDAEGHCKLADFGMCKEGIINGVTTTTFCGTPDYIAPEILQELEYGPSVDWWALGVLMYEMLAGQPPFEADNEDDLFESILNDDVLYPVWLSNEAVSILRAFMTKAPAQRLGCVLSQGCEEAIKKHLFFQDIDWTLLEQRRLKPPFKPRIKTKWDVNNFDQDFTSEDPVLTPTDEAVIRQINQEDFEGFSFCAETDPRT from the exons ATGCCTGTTTTCAGCGGGGTATTaaaggtgcgtgtgtgtgaggctgTAGATTTAAAGCCCACCCCATGGGCACTCCGCCATGCTGGAGGAAAGAACTCTTCCTCATTCCTCCTGGACCCCTACCTCACCCTCAACCTCGACCACACCCACCTGGGTCAGACCTGCACCAAGAATAGGACCAATTCACCAGCGTGGAACCAG GACTTTACAGCCCAGATGACCGAAGGACGGAAACTGGAGATGTCTGTTTTCCATGATGCACCGATCGGATATGATGATTTTGTGGCTCACTGCACCATACAGCTGGAGGACATTCTGCAGAATGGCAGCACCCACTACCAGGCCTGG GTTGATTTAGAACCAGAGGGGAAGGTCTATGTGATCATTCATCTGTTAGGATCTTCTACTGAAG CCTCAGGAGCCACTGAGAATGTGGAGCGTGTGTTCCGAGAGCGGATTGGTCCTCGGCGGCGGCAGGGGGCTGTGCGGAGGCGTGTCCACCAGGTTAACGGACACAAGTTTATGGCCACATATCTACGGCAACCGACCTACTGTTCACACTGCCGAGACTTCATCTG GGGAGTGCTTGGAAAACAAGGGTATCAATGTCAGG tgtgcacgtgtgtggTCCACAAACGCTGCCATGAGCACATCATCACTAAGTGTGCCGGAATGAAGAAGCAAGAGGATACACCAGAGGAG GTTGGCACCCAGAGGTTCAGTGTCAACATGCCTCATAAGTTTAGCAACCACAACTACAAGGCTCCCACCTTCTGTGACCACTGTGGCTCTCTCCTCTGGGGACTGATGCGGCAGGGCCTGCAATGCAAGG tgtgtaaGATGAATGTCCACAAGAGGTGTCAGGCCAACGTAGCGCCCAACTGCGGTGTGGACGCCAAAGGCATTGCCAAAGTCCTGGCTGAAATGGGAGTCACCCCTGACAAGATCTGCACTATGGCACAACGCAGGAAAAAG ttACCACCAGGGGTGGACACTGAGACGTCTTCAGACCTCTCCAATGAGAAcgcccccacctccccctcgCATCAAG AGCTCGCTGAGTTGGAGCGATTACAACAGGGGATGTCTTCAGAGACGCACGGTTCCTCCTCTTCTTCGGcttcctccttcacctcctctaccTCGCGGGAGAACGGAGTAGCAAAGAGAAGTCTGAACGACTTTCGGTTCATTAAGGTTCTGGGTAAAGGAAGCTTTGGAaag GTGATGCTGGCAGAGCTGAAGGGCAGTGAGGAGGTGTTTGCAGTGAAGGTGTTGAAGAAGGATGTAATCCAACAAGATGATGATGTGGACTGCACCCTGACAGAAAAACGCATCCTTGCCCTGGCACGCTCACATCCTTACCTCTGCCAGCTCTTCTGCTGCTTTCAGACccgg GACCGTCTGTTCTTTGTGATGGAGTATGTAAATGGAGGAGATCTGATGTTCCAGATCCAGCGCTCCAGGAAATTTGACGAGGCGCGCTCACGCTTTTACGCCGCTGAAGTCACCTCTGCCCTAATGTTCCTGCACTGTAACGGGGTCATCTACAG GGACCTGAAGTTAGATAACATATTGTTGGATGCAGAAGGCCATTGTAAGCTGGCAGACTTTGGTATGTGTAAGGAGGGCATTATCAATGGAGTTACCACCACCACATTCTGTGGCACGCCTGACTACATCGCTCCTGAG ATCCTCCAGGAGCTAGAGTACGGCCCCTCCGTGGACTGGTGGGCTCTGGGTGTGTTGATGTATGAGATGTTGGCTGGCCAGCCGCCGTTTGAAGCCGACAACGAAGACGACCTGTTTGAATCCATCCTTAACGATGATGTCCTCTATCCCGTCTGGCTCAGCAATGAAGCTGTATCCATCCTAAGAGCT TTTATGACTAAGGCCCCAGCCCAGAGGTTAGGATGCGTTTTGTCTCAAGGCTGTGAGGAGGCCATAAAGAAACACTTGTTCTTCCAAGATATTGACTGGACTTTGCTGGAGCAGAGAAGACTCAAACCTCCATTCAAACCACGCATT AAGACAAAGTGGGATGTGAATAACTTTGACCAGGACTTCACCAGCGAAGATCCAGTGTTAACCCCCACAGACGAGGCTGTTATCAGACAGATCAATCAGGAAGACTTTGAAGGATTCTCCTTCTGTGCAGAGACCGACCCAAGAACTTAG
- the prkcea gene encoding protein kinase C epsilon type isoform X1, producing MRSGVLRSRWLLVRTAREVVRNGVLKVRVCEAVDLKPTPWALRHAGGKNSSSFLLDPYLTLNLDHTHLGQTCTKNRTNSPAWNQDFTAQMTEGRKLEMSVFHDAPIGYDDFVAHCTIQLEDILQNGSTHYQAWVDLEPEGKVYVIIHLLGSSTEASGATENVERVFRERIGPRRRQGAVRRRVHQVNGHKFMATYLRQPTYCSHCRDFIWGVLGKQGYQCQVCTCVVHKRCHEHIITKCAGMKKQEDTPEEVGTQRFSVNMPHKFSNHNYKAPTFCDHCGSLLWGLMRQGLQCKVCKMNVHKRCQANVAPNCGVDAKGIAKVLAEMGVTPDKICTMAQRRKKLPPGVDTETSSDLSNENAPTSPSHQELAELERLQQGMSSETHGSSSSSASSFTSSTSRENGVAKRSLNDFRFIKVLGKGSFGKVMLAELKGSEEVFAVKVLKKDVIQQDDDVDCTLTEKRILALARSHPYLCQLFCCFQTRDRLFFVMEYVNGGDLMFQIQRSRKFDEARSRFYAAEVTSALMFLHCNGVIYRDLKLDNILLDAEGHCKLADFGMCKEGIINGVTTTTFCGTPDYIAPEILQELEYGPSVDWWALGVLMYEMLAGQPPFEADNEDDLFESILNDDVLYPVWLSNEAVSILRAFMTKAPAQRLGCVLSQGCEEAIKKHLFFQDIDWTLLEQRRLKPPFKPRIKTKWDVNNFDQDFTSEDPVLTPTDEAVIRQINQEDFEGFSFCAETDPRT from the exons CGGGGTATTaaaggtgcgtgtgtgtgaggctgTAGATTTAAAGCCCACCCCATGGGCACTCCGCCATGCTGGAGGAAAGAACTCTTCCTCATTCCTCCTGGACCCCTACCTCACCCTCAACCTCGACCACACCCACCTGGGTCAGACCTGCACCAAGAATAGGACCAATTCACCAGCGTGGAACCAG GACTTTACAGCCCAGATGACCGAAGGACGGAAACTGGAGATGTCTGTTTTCCATGATGCACCGATCGGATATGATGATTTTGTGGCTCACTGCACCATACAGCTGGAGGACATTCTGCAGAATGGCAGCACCCACTACCAGGCCTGG GTTGATTTAGAACCAGAGGGGAAGGTCTATGTGATCATTCATCTGTTAGGATCTTCTACTGAAG CCTCAGGAGCCACTGAGAATGTGGAGCGTGTGTTCCGAGAGCGGATTGGTCCTCGGCGGCGGCAGGGGGCTGTGCGGAGGCGTGTCCACCAGGTTAACGGACACAAGTTTATGGCCACATATCTACGGCAACCGACCTACTGTTCACACTGCCGAGACTTCATCTG GGGAGTGCTTGGAAAACAAGGGTATCAATGTCAGG tgtgcacgtgtgtggTCCACAAACGCTGCCATGAGCACATCATCACTAAGTGTGCCGGAATGAAGAAGCAAGAGGATACACCAGAGGAG GTTGGCACCCAGAGGTTCAGTGTCAACATGCCTCATAAGTTTAGCAACCACAACTACAAGGCTCCCACCTTCTGTGACCACTGTGGCTCTCTCCTCTGGGGACTGATGCGGCAGGGCCTGCAATGCAAGG tgtgtaaGATGAATGTCCACAAGAGGTGTCAGGCCAACGTAGCGCCCAACTGCGGTGTGGACGCCAAAGGCATTGCCAAAGTCCTGGCTGAAATGGGAGTCACCCCTGACAAGATCTGCACTATGGCACAACGCAGGAAAAAG ttACCACCAGGGGTGGACACTGAGACGTCTTCAGACCTCTCCAATGAGAAcgcccccacctccccctcgCATCAAG AGCTCGCTGAGTTGGAGCGATTACAACAGGGGATGTCTTCAGAGACGCACGGTTCCTCCTCTTCTTCGGcttcctccttcacctcctctaccTCGCGGGAGAACGGAGTAGCAAAGAGAAGTCTGAACGACTTTCGGTTCATTAAGGTTCTGGGTAAAGGAAGCTTTGGAaag GTGATGCTGGCAGAGCTGAAGGGCAGTGAGGAGGTGTTTGCAGTGAAGGTGTTGAAGAAGGATGTAATCCAACAAGATGATGATGTGGACTGCACCCTGACAGAAAAACGCATCCTTGCCCTGGCACGCTCACATCCTTACCTCTGCCAGCTCTTCTGCTGCTTTCAGACccgg GACCGTCTGTTCTTTGTGATGGAGTATGTAAATGGAGGAGATCTGATGTTCCAGATCCAGCGCTCCAGGAAATTTGACGAGGCGCGCTCACGCTTTTACGCCGCTGAAGTCACCTCTGCCCTAATGTTCCTGCACTGTAACGGGGTCATCTACAG GGACCTGAAGTTAGATAACATATTGTTGGATGCAGAAGGCCATTGTAAGCTGGCAGACTTTGGTATGTGTAAGGAGGGCATTATCAATGGAGTTACCACCACCACATTCTGTGGCACGCCTGACTACATCGCTCCTGAG ATCCTCCAGGAGCTAGAGTACGGCCCCTCCGTGGACTGGTGGGCTCTGGGTGTGTTGATGTATGAGATGTTGGCTGGCCAGCCGCCGTTTGAAGCCGACAACGAAGACGACCTGTTTGAATCCATCCTTAACGATGATGTCCTCTATCCCGTCTGGCTCAGCAATGAAGCTGTATCCATCCTAAGAGCT TTTATGACTAAGGCCCCAGCCCAGAGGTTAGGATGCGTTTTGTCTCAAGGCTGTGAGGAGGCCATAAAGAAACACTTGTTCTTCCAAGATATTGACTGGACTTTGCTGGAGCAGAGAAGACTCAAACCTCCATTCAAACCACGCATT AAGACAAAGTGGGATGTGAATAACTTTGACCAGGACTTCACCAGCGAAGATCCAGTGTTAACCCCCACAGACGAGGCTGTTATCAGACAGATCAATCAGGAAGACTTTGAAGGATTCTCCTTCTGTGCAGAGACCGACCCAAGAACTTAG